ATCCTCGTGCGACAGcattgggggggggtccccgtgcACCACCATCTTCGTGCGACAGCACCGGGATGTCCCCGTGCGACGTCACCGGGGGGGTCCCCACGCACCACCATCCTCGTGCGACGGCACGGGGGTGTCCCCGTGCGAcaccaccgggggggggggggggggtccccgtgcACCGGGACTGGGGTGTCccatcccccctccctccccccccagtgcACTGGGACCCCTCAATGCACCGGGACCCCCCCTCAAATGCCCCAGGACCCTCCCAAATGCCCCAAGACCCCCCTCAAATGCCCCGAGACCCCGCCCAAgtgccccaggacccccccccccaaatacaccaggacccccccctccatccaccgggacaccccccccccccccccatccaccgGGCCCCTTCAACGCACCGGGaccacccccctcccccgctTCACCGGCCCCCTCCCCTCGTTCAGCGGCCCCCGGTGCcctccccccgtgcccccccccgtccccggtgccccggcccgggcccgccGCAGCCCCGACAATCCGCCGCCCGCGGGCGGCCCCATGGCGGGTCTGGGCTGGCTCCaacccccgccggggccgccgctgcccgcggaGCCTTTAATAAACTCGGATCGGTCTTGTAGCCCCGCCTactgggggcggggcggggggaggagacTGGGGAGGGGGCGCGGCGAGGGTTGAGTCGGGTTGGGGGGGaagcgggagggggcggggctgggggggcgtgGGAGGGGctttggaggggagggggagtgGTTGGCGGGGGGGttagggaaggggaaggggaggggggctggctggggtgggaggggctttggaggggagggggcgtGGTTTGCTGGGGTTTAGTAAAGGGAAGGTGTGGGAGGAGGCGGGGCTGAGAGGGGGTGTGGGAGGGCCTTAGAGGGGAGGGGCGTGGTTTGCTGGGGTTTAGTAAAGGGAAGGTGTGGGAGGAGGCGGGGCTGAGAGGGGTGTGGGAGGGCCTTAGAGGGGAGGGGCGTGGTTTGCCGGCGtagggaaggggagggggcggggctggctggggtgggaggggttGGGGGCGTGGTTTGCTGGGGTTTAGTAAAGGGAAGGTGTGGGAGGAGGTGGGGCTGAGTGGGGGCGTGGGGGAACTTTAAAGGGGAGGGGCGTGGTTTGCGGGGGGTtagggaaggggagggggcggggctggCTAGGGGTGCGAGGGGCTTTAGGGGAGGGCGTGGTTTGCTGGATTTAGTAAAGGGAAGGTGTGGGAGGAGGCGGGGCTGAGTGGGGCGTGGGAGGGGCTTAAGAGGAGGGGTGTGTGGTTTGCCGGGGTTTAGTAAAGGTGTGGGAGGGGACGGGGCtgcctgggaggtgggaggggctTTAGGGGGAGGGGTGTGGCTTGCCGGGGTTTAGTTACGGCGAGGGATGGGGCGGGGACTCGCCGGGGTTGGGCGGGTATTGAGAAAGGGAAGGGCTTGGAGGGGGAGGGGCATGGGGGCGGGGATTGCGGGGGTCGGAGAAGGCGGGGCGTAGGAGGGGGTGGGGCTTCCCGGGATTAGGGTGGGCTCGGGAGGGGGCGCGGGTGGGGGGCCCCCCCCTCTGCGCGGGGTGGGCGTGGCTTGGGAGTGGGCGTGGCTTCTCGCGGCagggagggggcggggttgcAGCGGGCGGGgcttgggagggaggggagagagaagcttcgcggagggggcggggcctccCCGGGGCACGCCACCGCTCCGCCCGCAGGAGGGGGCGGGACTTCCCCGGGGTACGTCACCGCTCGGAGGCGCCGGCGGCCGGGGGTGAGCGCGGGGCGCGCGGTCACGTGACTGGaccggggtgggggtggggcgGTCCCGGTGGGTCCCGGTGCCGCGGCCGTGGGGGGGGATGGGgcgacccgggggggggggggggcaggagcgagggggcggggcggccccaGGGGTataggtgcccccccccccggggcaagGGGGGCACCCCATGGGGCACCCAAGGGGGGGATGGGCCACCCCGTGGGGCAACAGGGTACCTGAGGGGGCAACTGGGCACCCAAGGGGGGCTACAAGACACCCTGGGGGGGCAACAGGGTGGCCGAGGGGGCAACCGGGCACCCAAGTGGGCAACTGGGCACCCCGTGGGGCAGTAGAACATTTAAGGGGCAACAAGACACCCTGGGGGGGCAACAGGGTGGCTGAGGGGGCAACCGGGCACCCAAGCGGGCAACAGGGCACCCCATGGGGCAACAAGACACCCTGGGGGGGCAACAAGACACCCTGGGGGGGCAACAGGGTGGCCGAGGGGGCAACCGGGCACCCAAGTGGGCAACTGGGCACCCCATGGGGCAACAGGGCGCTCCATGGGGCAGCAAGACATGCCGTGGGGCAACAGGGTGGCCGAGGGGGCAAGCGGGCACCCAAGCGGGCAACCGGGCACCCCGTGGGGCAGTAGAACATTTAAAGGGCAACAGGGCACCCTGTGGGGCAACAGGGCACCCCGTGGGGCAACAGAGAACCCCGTGGGGCAACAAGACACCCTGGGGGGCAACAGGGTGCCTGAGAGGGCAACTGGGCACCCAAGTGGGCAACTGGGCACTTCATGGGGCAGTAGAACAGTTCATGGGGCAAGAGGATGCCCAACGGGGCAACAAGGCACCCCATGGGTCAGTAGAACGTTCAAGGGGCAACAGGGCACCCTGTGGGGCAACAGGGCACTCTGTGGGGCAACAGGACACCCCATGGGGCAACAAGACACCCTGGGGGGGCAACAGGGTGCCTGAGAGAGGGCAACCGGGCACCCAAGTGGGCAACCGGGCACCCCATGGGGCAGCAGAACAGTTCAATGGGAAACAGGGCACCCAAGTGGGCAACTGGGCACCCAAGGGGGCCACAGGGCACCCCACGGAGCAGTAGAACAGTTCATGGGTCAACAGAGTGCCCAAGGGGGCAACAGGGCACCCAAGGGGGTCCTAAACCACCCCATGGGTCAGTAGAACGTTCATTGGGCAACAGGGCGCCCCATGGGGCAACAGGGCACCCCATGGGGCAGTAGAACAGTTCATGAGACAACAAGGCACCTCACGGGGCAACAAGACACCCTGGGGGGCAACGGGGTGCCTGAGGGGGCAACAGGGCACCCAAGGGGGCCACAGGGCACCCCATGGGGCAGTAGAACAGTTCATGGGTCAACAGGACACCCGAGTGGGCAACTGGGCACCCAAGGGGGCCACAGGGCACCCCACGGGGCAGTAGAACAGTTCATGGGGCAACAGAGCACCCAAGGGGGCAACCAGGTGCCCCCTGCCCCGTGTGACAGACCTGTCTCCACAGGCTCGTCACGGGGAAGATGGCGGCGGAGGGGGGCCGGGTGCAGATCTCCTTTCCCCAGCACGCGGCGGCGTTGCTGGACTCCCTCAATCGCCTGCGGCTGGAGGGGAAGTTCTGCGACGTGGCCGTCCACGTGGGAGGCCGGATCTTCCCAGCCCACAAGAGCGTCTTGGCTGCCGCATCCCCTTTCTTCCACGACAAGCTGCTTCTACAGGATGGGGGGCGCCTGCTGCTGCCCCCCGCCATCGATCCTGACGCCTTCGAGGGTCTCCTGCACCTCATCTACTCGGGGCGCTTGACGTTGCTGTTGGAGGCCCTGCCCGGTCACCTCTTGGTGGCCAGCGGTCTCCAGATGTGGCACGTGGTAGATCAGTGCTCGGAGATCCTGAGGGAGTTGGAGGGTGGGGCGTGCCGGTGGGCTGGGCGGGGCAGCGAGGCGACGTCGTCATCGTTGTCAAGCGGCCGCGGCGGTGAGGCTTCGTCGTCATGGACCGCCCGCGGTGGAGATGGGTCTTCATGTATCACCCGTGGTGGAGATGGGTCTTCATGTATCACCCATGGTGGAGATGGGTCTTCATCATCATCCTGGACCACCCGTGGTGGAGATGGGTCTCTGTGTACCACCCATGGCGGAGATGGAGCATCATCGTGGACCAGCTGTGGTGACGGGTCTTCGTGTACCACCCACGGTGGAGACGGAGGATCATCGTGGACCACCCGTGGTGGAGATGGGTCATCGTGTCCCACCCGCGGTGGTGACGGAGCGTCATCATGGCCCACCCGTGGTGGCGATGGGTCTTCATCGTCCTCGTGGACCATGCGTAGCGGCGACGGCTCATCGTGTCCCACCCGCGGTGGTGATGGAACATCCTCGTGGTCCACCCGTGGTGGTGACGGATCTTCATCGTCATCATGGCCCGTGCGTGGGTGGCGATGGCTCTTCATGGGCCACCCGTGGCGGTGACGCGGCGACGCCATCTTTCACCAAGGAGGGGGGCGAGGAGGTTCTCAAAATCCGTGTGGCCGCTGACGTGGCGCCAGCGGCGACGTCGTCCCTGAGCTCCCTCCTGAAGGATGCCGGCGAGGAGGTCCTCAAGATCtgcgtggaggaggaggaggaagaagaagaagaggaggaggaagagggcggccaccgccgccgccgccgccgccccaccgATGCCCTCCAGAtcgtgctggaggaggaggaggaggaagacgggGCACCTGGAGATACCCACGAGCCCCCCAAGATCTTCTACATCAAGCAGGAGGTGGGCGACACCGGCGCCGTTGAGGACCTCCTGCCAGCGACCGAGCTGGTGGGCGGTTTTGCGCCGGCGGAGGTGAGCTACGTCatcccggcgggcggcggcgggacgaCGGTGACAACCGGCGGCACGATGGTGACAACCGGAGGAGCGGCCGTCTTCCCGCAACCGTCTTGGAAACCGGTGGACCTTCACGGGAACGAGATCCTGGGCCGAGGTCAAGCCCTTCATGCTCCGGTGAAGCTGGGAGCGGCTCCCGACGGCAAACGTTTCGGTTGCTTGTGCGGTAAACGGTTCGCCGTCAAACCCAAGCGGGATCGGCACATCATGTTGACCTTCAGCCTGCGTCCCTTCGCCTGCGCCGCCTGTCACAAGCGTTTCAAGTTGAAGCATCACTTGACGGAGCACATGAAGACCCACGACGGAGCCGGGCGAGCCTGCGAGCGCTGCGGCCGGCGCTTCCGCCTACGGAGCGGTTTGGCCAAACATCGGCCGCTCTGCCAGGGGGCtcggtggggaggggggtgctggGCCTGcgagtgagggggggggggggaagggggtggggaatggTTTAGGGTCTGGCGCAGTTCAGGCACTGGTCCCAGTtcaggctctggtcccagttcaggctctggtcccagtttagggctctcgTCCCAGTTCAGACTctggtcccagtttagggctctcgTCCCAGTTCAGGGCTCACATCCCAGTTCAGGGCTCTCATCCCAGTTCAGGCTCTtgtcccagtttagggctctcatcccagtttagggctctcgtcccagtttagggctctcaTCCCAGTTCGAGTTCTGGTCCCAGTTCAGGCActggtcccagtttagggctctggtcccagttcaggctcttgtcccagttcaggctcttgtcccagttcaggctctggtcccagtttagggctctcgTTCCAGTTTAGGGCTCTTGTCCCAGTtcaggctctggtcccagtttagggctctcgtcccagttcaggctctggtcccagtttagggctctcatcccagtttagggctcttgtcccagttcaggctctggtcccagtttagggctctgGTCCTAGTtcaggctctggtcccagttcaggCTCTTGTCCCAGTTCAGGCTCTGGTCCGAGTTTAGGGCTCTCGTTCCAGTTTAGGGCTCTTGTCCCAGTtcaggctctggtcccagtttagggctcttGTCCCAGTTCAGGCTCTTGTCCCAGTTCAGGGCTCTCGTCTCAGTTTAGGGCTCTCATCCCAGTTTGAGTTCTGGTCCAGTTCAAGGCTCTGCTCCCAGTTCAGGCTCATGCCAGTTCGAGTTCTGGTCCCAGTTCAAGCTCTGGTCCCCGTGCAGGGCTTtggtcccagtttagggctctggtcccagtttaggGTTCTcgtcccagtttagggctctcatcccagttcaggctctggtcccagtttagggctctcaTTCCAGTTCAGGGCACTCATCCCAGTtcaggctctggtcccagtttagggctctcgtcccagtttagggctcttgtcccagttcaggctctggtcccagtttagggctctggtcccagttcaggctctggtcccagtttagggctctcgtcccagtttagggctctcaTCCCAGTTCAAGTTCTGGTCCAGTTCAAGGCTCTGCTCCCAGTTCAGGCTCATGCCAGTTCGAGTTCTGGTCCCAGTTCAAGCTCTGGTCCCCATGCAGGGCTTtggtcccagtttagggctctgGTCCCAGTGCAGGGCTCTCatcccagtttagggctctcatcccagttcaggctctggtcccagtttagggctctggtcccagttcaggctcatcccagttcaggctctggtcccagtttagggctcttgtcccagtttagggctcttgtcccagttcaggctctggtcccagtttagggctctggtcccagttcaggGCTCTCGTCTCAGTTTAGGGCTCTCATCCCAGTTCGAGTTCTGGTCCAGTTCAAGGCTCTGCTCCCAGTTCAGGCTCATGCCAGTTCGAGTTCTGGTCCCAGTTCAAGCTCTGGTCCCCGTGCAGGGCTTTGGTCCCAGTTGAGGGCTCTGGTCCCAGTGCAGGGCTCTCatcccagtttagggctctcatcccagttcaggctctggtcccagtttagggctctcaTTCCAGTTCAGGGCGCTCATCCCAGTtcaggctctggtcccagtttagggctcttgtcccagtttagggctctggtcccagttcacgctctggtcccagttcaggctctcatcccagtttagggctctggtcccagttcacgctctggtcccagttcaggctctcatcccagtttagggctctcgTCCCAGTTCAGGGCTCTCGTCCCAGTTCagggctctggtcccagtttaggGCCCTGGTCCCAGTTCAGGCTCTCATACCAGTTTagggctctggtcccagttcaggctctggtcccagttcaggctctcatcccagtttagggctctcgTCCCAGTTCagggctctggtcccagtttaggGCCCTGGTTCCAGTTCAAGCTCTGGTCCCAGTTTGGGGCTGTCATCCCAGATCAAGCTCTGGTCCCAGTTTGGGGCTGTcgtcccagtttagggctctcatcccagttcagggctctcatcccagtttaggctctggtcccagttcaggGCTCTCGTTCCAGTTTGAGTTCTGGTCCCAGTTTGAGCACTGGTCCCAGTTCAGGGCTCTTGTCCCAGTTCAGGCTCTCatcccagtttagggctctcgTCCCAGTTCAGGGCCCTGGTCCCAGTTTAGGGCCCTGGTCCCAGTTTACgctctggtcccagttcaggCTCTCATCCCAGTTTAGGACTCTGGTCCCAGTTCACgctctggtcccagttcaggCTCTCATCCCAGTTTAGGGCTCTTGTCCCAGTTCagggctctggtcccagtttaggGCCCTGGTTCCAGTTCAAGCTCTGGTCCCGGTTCAAGCTCGGGTCCCAGTTTAGGGTTCTcgtcccagtttagggctcttGTCCCAGTTCAGGGGTCTCGTCCCAGTtcaggctctggtcccagtttagggctctcaTCCCAGATCAAGCTCTGGTCCCAGTTTGGGGCTGTCGTCCCAGTTTaggctctggtcccagttcagggctcttgtcccagttcaggctctcatcccagtttagggctctcgTCCCAGTTCagggctctggtcccagtttaggGCCCTGGTCCCAGTTTAGGGCCCTGGTCCCAGTTCACgctctggtcccagtttaggGTTCTCGTCCCAGTtcaggctctggtcccagtttagggctctcaTCCCAGATCAAGCTCTGGTCCCAGTTTGGGGCTGTcgtcccagtttagggctctcatcccagttcagggctctcatcccagtttaggctctggtcccagttcaggGCTCTCGTTCCAGTTTGAGTTCTGGTCCCAGTTCGAGCACTGGTCCCAGTTCagggctctggtcccagtttaggGCCCTGGTTCCAGTTCAAGCTCTGGTCCCGGTTTGAgctctggtcccagtttagggctctcaTTCCAGTTCAGGCTGTACTGGTTCAAGCCCTGTACTGGTTTGGGGCCAGCTCCCAGTTCAGGCCCTGTACTGGTCTGTGGCCAGCTCGCAGTTCAGGTCCTGTACTGGTTTGGGGCCAGCTCCCAGTTTGGGGCCAGTTCCCAGTTCAGGTCCGGTACTGGTTTGGGGCCAGCTCCCAGTTCAGGTCCTGTACTGGTCTGGGGCCAGCTCCCAGTTTGGGGCCAGTTCCCAGTTCAGGTCCTGTACTGGTTTGGGTTCTGGTCCCAGTTCAGGCCCTGTACTGGTCTGTGGCCAGCTCGCAGTTCAGGTCCTGTACTGGTTTGGGGCCAGTTCCCAGTTCAGGTCCTGTACTGGTTTGGGGCCAGCTCCCAGTTTGGGGCCAGTTCCCAGTTCAGGCCCGGTACTGGTTTGGGGCCAGCTCCCAGTTGAGGTCTGGTACTGGTTTGGGGCCAGCTCCCAGTTCAGGTCCGGTACTGGTTTGGGGCCAGTTCCCAGTTCAGGCCCTGTACTGGTTTGGGGCCAGCTCCCAGTTCAGGTCCTGTACTGGTCTGGGGCCAGCTCGCAGTTTAGGCCAGTTCCCAGTTCAGGCCCTGTACTGGTCAGGGGCTAGTTCCCAGTTCATGTCCTGTACTGGTTTGGGCCCAGCTCCCAGTTCAGGTCGTGTACTGGTTTGGGGCCAGCTCTCAGTTAAGGCCAGTTCCCAGTTCATGTCCTGAACTGGTTTGGGCCCAGCTCCCAGTTCAGGTCGTGTACTGGTTTGGGGCCAGCTCCCAGTTAAGGCCAGTTCCCAGTTCATGTCCTGAACTGGTTTGGGCCCAGCTCCCAGTTCAGGTCGTGTACTGGTTTGGGCCCAGCTCCCAGTTAAGGCCAGCTCCCAGTTCAGGTCCTGTACTGGTTTGGGCCCAGCTCCCAGTTCAGGCCAGCTCCCAGTTCATGTCCTGTACTGGTTTGGGGCCAGCTCTCAGTTCAGGTCCTGTATGGTCTGTGGCCAGCTCATAGTTAAGGCCAGTTCCCAGTTCATGTCCTGAACTGGTTTGGGCCCAGCTCCCAGTTCAGGTCGTGTACTGGTTTGGGGCCAGCTCCCAGTTAAGGCCAGTTCCCAGTTCATGTCCTGAACTGGTTTGGGCCCAGCTCCCAGTTCAGGTCCTGTACTGGTCTGGGCCCAGCTCCCAGTTAAGGCCAGCTCCCAGTTCAGGTCCTGTACTGGTTTGGGCCCAGCTCCCATTTAAGGACGCCCTCAGCTCAGGTTCCGATCCCAGCCCTCGTCTTACTTCCGCTTCCTCACCCGCCAATCAGCGCCCGCAGAGCGGGAGCGCGGTAGCCAATGGCGGTGCGCGGAGTGGGAGGGGCCTTGCCACAGCGGCCGCACTGCGGACCGGCCGGGTTGCCATGGCAACGGGTGGCCATGGCAACGGGTGGCCATGGCAACGGGAACGGGCGCTCCCGGGTCCCTCTGCCCGCCCGCAGCCACGCCGGGACCCCAGGGCCCCCCCAGGACCCTCCTGTCCTTGGGGAGATCCCCCCCGGTACTGCAGGGACACTCGTGTCCCCAAGTGCCACCGGTGATGTCACTCCATGGGGTTTAATGGGCTGAAACGGGGCAAAAAAGGGTCAaagctgtaaaaagaaataaaggtttgGGTCATTGGGATGGGGAGAAGCAGTAAGTGACTGGGCCGAACTGGTGCTGCCACCTGGGAGGTGACACAGGGTGACGTGGGGGTCCCACCAGTGCCAAACTGGGATGGGAGTGTCTCCTCTGGGGTGATGTGGCGGTCCCACCAGTGCCAGACTGGGATGGGAGTGTCTCCTCTGGGGTGATGTGGGGGTCCCACCAGTGCCAGACTGGGATGGGAGTGTCTCCTCTGGGGTGATGTGGGGTCCCACCAGTGCCAAACTGGGATGGGAGTGTCTCCTCTGGGGTGATGTGGGGGTCCCACCAGTGCCAGACTGGGATGGGAGTGTCTCCTCTGGGGTGATGTGGGGGTCCCACCAGTGCCAAACTGGGATGGGAGTGTCTCCTCTGGGGTGATGTGGGGGTCCCACCAGTGCCAAACTGGGATGGGAGTGTCTCCTCTGGGGTGATGTGGGGGTCCCACCAGTGCCAAACTGGGATTGGGAGTGTCTCCTCTGGGGTGATGTGGGGGTCCCACCAGTGCCAGACTGGGATGGGACTGCCATCTATGGGGTGACACATGGGGTCCCACCAGACAAACTGGGATGGCGCTGTCATCTACTGCATGACACACAGGGACATGGGTTCCCACCAGTGCCAAACTGGTCCCCATTCCTGGATACACCCTACTGACACCTATACAAAAGGTGGGTGCGTGTGGGTGGGTGGACACCTCGGTTCCTGCTGCCCCACCAGTGGTTCTGGGTACATTGGGTCTTCGTGTCCACGTTACAGTGGAGGGACGTGACGACCAACTAATTTGGTTTCCTTAATTATCCATCAAGATTTCTGTGAGGGAATGACACATTTCCCCATGGAAGGGTTTGGATTGTCCATCATGTGAAGATTCTTGTCTTTTTAGATGTTCTCCACGTGAAGGTTCTTGTCTTTTTAGATGTTCTCCACATCTTCTCTGGGTGTTAACACCTCACCGGGTGTTAACAAAGCTCCCGGGAACACTCGCTACACTTTCTAGGTGGATACTTTCCGTAGGATGAAGGTTCAACAACAGCTTTCCACTTACTCATCCAGGAGGTCAATGGTTCCTAGGGAGGGAGAAAGACAACCAAGGTCTTGGGTTGCATGCAAATCTCAGGAATGAGTTATCTCGCTCCCACCATTTCCCATATTCCTTTCCCTCAAAAGTGCGTTTTCCCACCCAGCATTTCCCAAGGGATGGGTGTTGATTCCTCGTCCGCTCTCCTGGATGCCTGGAGGTGGTCAAAGCATCCTGCTGGTGTTGGGTCAGCACATGAACCTCTCTGTAGTGGACTACCCGTAGGAGTCTGCTGTGAGTTCAGCGCTTGTATGGCCTCCCATAAGTTCCTCACCTAATTAGTGTCATTGTTTTGCCATTTGAGTTGTTGGTTAATCAACCCCTTCCAGCTTTCCATCGCTCCATTCCTCAGAGCC
This Harpia harpyja isolate bHarHar1 chromosome 25, bHarHar1 primary haplotype, whole genome shotgun sequence DNA region includes the following protein-coding sequences:
- the ZBTB9 gene encoding LOW QUALITY PROTEIN: zinc finger and BTB domain-containing protein 9 (The sequence of the model RefSeq protein was modified relative to this genomic sequence to represent the inferred CDS: deleted 1 base in 1 codon) translates to MAAEGGRVQISFPQHAAALLDSLNRLRLEGKFCDVAVHVGGRIFPAHKSVLAAASPFFHDKLLLQDGGRLLLPPAIDPDAFEGLLHLIYSGRLTLLLEALPGHLLVASGLQMWHVVDQCSEILRELEGGACRWAGRGSEATSSSLSSGRGGEASSSWTARGGDGSSCITRGGDGSSCITHGGDGSSSSSWTTRGGDGSLCTTHGGDGASSWTSCGDGSSCTTHGGDGGSSWTTRGGDGSSCPTRGGDGASSWPTRGGDGLHRPRGPCVAATAHRVPPAVVMEHPRGPPVVVTDLHRHHGPCVGGDGSSWATRGGDAATPSFTKEGGEEVLKIRVAADVAPAATSSLSSLLKDAGEEVLKICVEEEEEEEEEEEEEGGHRRRRRRPTDALQIVLEEEEEEDGAPGDTHEPPKIFYIKQEVGDTGAVEDLLPATELVGGFAPAEVSYVIPAGGGGTTVTTGGTMVTTGGAAVFPQPSWKPVDLHGNEILGRGQALHAPVKLGAAPDGKRFGCLCGKRFAVKPKRDRHIMLTFSLRPFACAACHKRFKLKHHLTEHMKTHDGAGRACERCGRRFRLRSGLAKHRPLCQGARWGGGCWACE